The following coding sequences lie in one Arachis hypogaea cultivar Tifrunner chromosome 9, arahy.Tifrunner.gnm2.J5K5, whole genome shotgun sequence genomic window:
- the LOC112709831 gene encoding receptor-like protein EIX2 isoform X2, whose translation MPQALVNSDHPLPKLQNISSCATNNMATSSSNQITIILFCLLSTIIFNSSSLLMCNSMIIHCDEKDENTLLKFKHEVTDPSGVLSSWSSDEEKDCCQWRGVHCDNITHRVTELHLPCDTIQSDEILDKDDEKPHCLTELHLDDCSLKDINPSLQYANLTSLKVLSLSSNDFSSILPSWLFNHSHISYIDLSENYLHGQLPQTLPKFHQSIESLCLYDNDLEGPIPDWLGQLDQLKALYLCYNNFDGQISTILKNLPSLLIELLLHSNFLTGTVSQKNFHLFSKLKNLGLGSEYLVFDFDTKWIPSFQLQILVLENFGPKFPSWIYTQSSLELLSILNSRASFEPLEKFWKFAAQLEVLVLQNNSINSDISNVLLDSKVVIMQLNNFSGSVPQVSPKVTHLELSYNNLSDISPFLCQKMKGKRNLETLFISDNALSGEIPNCLMNWTSLLQVDLRNNNLTGKIPHSIGSLSRLIFLSLEKNKLFEEIPLSLKDCKNLQYLILGGNAFSGTIPSWINQRIKILQLGSNQFSGNIPIEVCQFFSLKILDLSNNKLSGSIPNCLHNMTSMISPYASMDVLKILIPTKYSKRGFSFVYFRVVTKYMVLDFVHPICLVDLSSNDLSGTIPSELFMLTGLRSLNLSHNQLMGSISQHFSNLTLLESLDLSNNLFSGQIPQSMSGMSFLGALNLSCNNFEGKIPMGTQLESFTNLSYVGNSKLCGPPLTKLCPQDEKLPNEKQKREEEDDDDDSSEVRS comes from the exons ATGCCACAAGCACTTGTAAATTCCGACCATCCATTACCAAAACTCCAAAACATATCTTCTTGTGCAACCAATAATATGGCTACTTCCTCTTCCAACCAAATTACAATCATTCTTTTTTGTTTACTATCTACAATCATCTTTAACTCATCATCACTGCTTATGTGTAATTCTATGATCATTCATTGTGATGAGAAGGATGAGAACACATTGCTCAAGTTTAAACATGAAGTCACAGATCCTTCTGGAGTACTCTCATCTTGGTCTTCTGATGAAGAAAAAGATTGTTGTCAGTGGAGAGGAGTTCATTGTGATAACATCACACACAGAGTTACAGAGCTTCATCTCCCTTGTGATACAATCCAATCTGATGAAATTCTTGATAAAGATGATGAGAAACCGCACTGTCTAACAG AGTTACACTTAGATGATTGCAGTCTTAAAGATATAAATCCATCTCTTCAGTATGCTAATTTGACTTCACTTAAGGTTCTTAGTCTTTCTTCCAATGACTTCTCATCAATCTTGCCTTCTTGGTTATTCAATCATAGTCACATCTCATACATTGACCTTTCAGAGAATTACCTGCATGGCCAATTACCTCAAACACTACCAAAATTTCATCAAAGCATTGAATCCTTGTGTTTGTATGACAATGATCTTGAAGGACCCATTCCGGATTGGTTAGGCCAACTTGATCAACTGAAAGCACTTTATCTTTGTTATAATAATTTTGATGGTCAAATCTcaacaattttgaaaaacttaCCATCTTTATTGATTGAATTGCTTCTGCACTCAAATTTCTTGACAGGAACTGTCTCTCAAAAGAACTTTCATTTGTTTTCCAAGTTAAAGAATTTAGGTTTAGGCTCAGAATACTTAGTCTTTGACTTTGATACCAAATGGATCCCTTCTTTTCAACTTCAAATCTTGGTTTTGGAAAATTTTGGTCCCAAATTTCCATCATGGATATATACACAGAGTTCTCTAGAACTTTTGTCTATTCTGAACTCAAGGGCTTCATTTGAACCTCTTGAAAAGTTCTGGAAGTTTGCTGCTCAACTTGAAGTTTTGGTGTTACAAAACAACTCCATCAATTCTGACATCTCAAATGTGTTGCTTGATTCCAAAGTTGTAATCATGCAATTGAATAACTTTAGCGGCAGTGTGCCTCAAGTTTCACCAAAAGTGACTCATTTGGAATTGTCTTATAACAATTTGTCTGACATTTCTCCTTTCTTATGTCAAAAGATGAAGGGGAAAAGGAATTTAGAGACTTTGTTCATATCTGATAATGCATTATCCGGAGAGATTCCAAATTGTTTGATGAATTGGACATCATTACTTCAAGTTGACTTGAGGAACAATAATTTGACTGGCAAAATTCCTCACTCAATTGGCTCATTATCTAGACTAATTTTTTTGAGTTTGGAaaaaaataagttatttgaaGAGATACCTCTGTCATTAAAAGATTGCAAAAATCTTCAATACCTTATTCTAGGTGGAAATGCATTTTCTGGAACTATACCAAGCTGGATCaatcaaagaataaaaatacttcAATTAGGATCTAACCAATTCAGTGGTAATATCCCAATTGAAGTATGTCAATTTTTTTCCCTCAAGATATTGGAtctttcaaataataaattatcagGATCAATACCTAACTGTTTGCACAATATGACAAGTATGATTTCTCCATATGCTTCAATGGATGTGCTCAAGATTCTTATCCCTACAAAATATTCCAAAAGAGGTTTCAGTTTTGTATACTTTAGGGTAGTTACAAAATATATGGTATTAGATTTTGTACATCCAATATGCCTTGTTGATCTTTCAAGCAATGATCTCTCTGGAACAATACCATCAGAGTTATTTATGCTCACTGGATTGCGATCTTTAAATCTGTCCCACAATCAATTAATGGGATCGATTTCACAACATTTTAGTAACTTGACACTGCTGGAATCTCTTGATCTCTCAAACAATTTATTTTCCGGACAAATTCCTCAGTCCATGTCTGGTATGTCTTTTCTTGGAGCCTTGAATCTTTCATGCAACAATTTTGAAGGCAAAATCCCAATGGGAACACAACTTGAGAGTTTCACAAACCTTAGCTATGTTGGAAATTCAAAACTTTGTGGACCTCCACTCACAAAACTTTGCCCACAAGATGAGAAACTACcgaacgaaaaacagaagagagaagaagaagatgatgatgatgatagctcTGAAGTACGTTCATGA
- the LOC112709834 gene encoding E3 ubiquitin-protein ligase At1g63170 — protein MDITDTQRNSNTESDLCPLLMEQLVSRNDHQHIIDIARNNDGLSNSSNNQRPAVHENQPSVSTDVHTRETASFASPRFSPRSSTLTRGEGYNHRRRSPLNSGLWVSVELFVTVGQIIASVVVLSMSRDEHPQAPLFAWIVGYAAGCVATLPILYWRYQNYNQIAEPDISQSSQGSSLSNPSETTYTAISVTHNSNSDNSHTTELSAGSARIPAVFSSRFNGLVDHFKMALDCFFAVWFVVGNVWIFGGHTSPSDAPKLYRLCIVFLTFSCIGYAMPFILCATICCCLPCIISVFGIPEDFSPNRGASIESINALPVYKFKLKKNENSGVEDVNTTAEDDGGILAAGTEKERPISGEDSACCICLAKYVDNDELRELPCFHIFHVGCIDKWLKINASCPLCKYEVGTNNEGAHSAMGSNQH, from the exons ATGGATATCACCGACACGCAACGGAATAGTAACACTGAAAGTGATCTATGTCCATTGCTGATGGAGCAGCTGGTATCCCGCAATGATCATCAGCACATAATTGATATTGCAAGGAACAATGATGGTTTATCCAACTCATCTAATAATCAACGCCCTGCAGTGCATGAAAATCAACCTAGTGTCAGCACGGATGTCCATACCCGTGAAACAGCTTCATTTGCTTCACCTAGATTTAGTCCTAGAAGTTCCACATTGACAAGAGGAGAGGGGTACAATCATCGCAGAAGGAGCCCACTAAATTCTGGTCTATGGGTCTCTGTTGAGCTTTTTGTCACTGTGGGTCAGATCATAGCATCTGTTGTTGTCTTGTCAATGTCAAGAGATGAACATCCCCAAGCCCCATTGTTTGCATGGATTGTGGGTTATGCAGCTGGTTGTGTTGCTACTCTTCCTATTCTTTACTGGCGATATCAAAACTATAATCAAATTGCGGAACCAGATATATCTCAATCATCTCAAGGATCTTCTTTAAGTAACCCTTCAGAAACTACTTATACTGCCATATCTGTTACCCATAATTCGAACAGCGACAATAGTCACACTACAGAATTGTCTGCAGGAAGTGCTAGAATTCCTGCAGTGTTTAGTTCTAG GTTTAATGGATTAGTAGACCATTTCAAGATGGCCTTGGATTGCTTCTTTGCAGTTTGGTTTGTCGTTGGCAATGTGTGGATCTTTGGAGGTCACACTTCTCCTTCCGATGCTCCAAAATTGTATAG GTTATGTATAGTCTTCCTTACCTTCAGCTGCATCGGATATGCCATGCCCTTTATACTCTGTGCAACAATTTGTTGCTGCCTACCTTGCATAATTTCTGTCTTCGGCATTCCTGAGGATTTTTCACCAAACAGAGGAGCCTCAATAGAATCCATTAACGCTCTGCCAGTCTACAAGTTCaaattgaagaaaaatgaaaatagtgGTGTTGAGGATGTCAATACCACTGCTGAAGATGACGGTGGAATTTTAGCTGCTGGGACTGAAAAGGAACGGCCTATATCAGGAGAAGATTCT GCTTGCTGCATTTGCTTGGCAAAATATGTAGACAACGACGAACTTCGGGAGCTACCATGCTTTCATATCTTTCATGTAGGGTGTATTGATAAATGGTTAAAGATAAATGCATCCTGTCCTCTTTGTAAATATGAAGTTGGTACAAACAATGAAGGTGCACATTCGGCCATGGGTTCCAATCAGCATTAG
- the LOC112712762 gene encoding receptor-like protein EIX1 — protein MVQCDEKDESILLKFKHEVTDPSDVLSSWSSDEEKDCCQWRGVHCDNITHRVTKLHLPCDTIQSDEILDQDNEKQHCLTGEFDMSSLLGIEYLNYLNLSNNDFKTIIQYDYDSIHNKTCNDSSNIHYLDLAYNYHLFNDYNSMLHQISHFSSLQYLDLSGIDLYKEIYWLQSLNSLSSLSELHLDYCNLKDINPFLHHISYIDISKNSMLGQLLQTLPKFHQSIESLYLNNNDLDGPIPDWLGQLDQLQVLALSHNSFSGPISKILENLPPLLIELRLHSNFLTGTVSEKDFHLLSKLKILGLGSESLIFDFDPKWNPPFQLQVLALEYPGLKFPSWIYTQTSLKVLYIGNSRTSFQPLGKFWKFTAQLEVLNLINNSINADMSKVLLDSKHVMMLLNNLSGSVPRVSPKVIHLDLSYNNLSDISPFLCQKMNEKENLETLFISDNALSGEIPNCWMNWRSLLQVNLRSNNLRGEIPHSIGSLSRLIFLDLEENNLSGEMPLSLKSCKNLRYLSLGKNAFSGVIPIWINNRLSGRIPICMHNMTSMISPYASMDVFMVPSYSKYSRRSVTYLYLTLATKHMVLSYLNSIYLIDLSSNDLSGTIPSELFMLTRLQPLNLSHNQLMGSIPHDIGTLTLLESLDLSNNLFSGQIPQSMSGMSFLEVLNLSCNYFEGKIPLGTQLESFTNLSYAGNPKLCGPPLTKLCPQDEKLPNENQKREEDDDDDSSEVLIGVNIALAKLFDHHQEAPQWLPLVADFGVA, from the exons ATGGTTCAGTGTGATGAGAAGGATGAGAGCATATTGCTCAAGTTTAAACATGAAGTCACAGATCCCTCTGATGTACTCTCATCTTGGTCTTCTGATGAAGAAAAAGATTGTTGTCAATGGAGAGGAGTTCATTGTGATAACATCACACACAGAGTTACAAAGCTTCATCTCCCTTGTGATACAATCCAATCTGATGAAATTCTTGATCAAGATAATGAGAAACAGCACTGTCTAACAGGTGAATTTGACATGTCTTCTTTGTTGGGTATTGAATATTTAAACTACTTGAATTTGAGCAACAATGATTTCAAGACCATCATCCAGTATGATTATGATTCTATTCATAACAAGACATGTAATGACTCCTCTAACATCCATTATCTTGATTTAGCATATAACTATCATCTTTTCAATGATTATAATAGTATGCTACATCAGATTTCTCATTTTTCCTCTTTGCAATATTTGGACCTCAGTGGTATTGATCTTTACAAGGAAATCTATTGGCTTCAATCATTGAATTCACTTTCTTCACTTTCAGAGTTACACTTAGATTATTGCAATCTTAAAGACATAAATCCATTTCTTCA TCACATCTCATATATCGACATTTCTAAAAACTCCATGCTTGGCCAACTGCTTCAAACACTACCAAAATTTCATCAAAGCATTGAATCATTGTATTTGAATAACAATGATCTCGATGGTCCCATTCCGGATTGGTTAGGCCAACTTGATCAATTGCAAGTACTTGCactttctcataattctttctCTGGTCCAATCTCAAAAATTTTGGAAAACTTACCACCCTTATTGATTGAATTGCGTCTCCACTCAAATTTCTTGACAGGAACTGTCTCTGAAAAAGATTTCCATTTGCTTTCCAAGTTGAAGATTTTGGGTTTAGGCTCAGAATCCTTAATCTTTGACTTTGATCCTAAATGGAACCCTCCTTTTCAACTTCAAGTTTTAGCACTGGAATACCCTGGTCTCAAATTTCCATCATGGATATATACACAAACTTCTCTGAAAGTTCTGTACATTGGGAACTCCAGAACTTCATTCCAACCTCTTGGCAAGTTCTGGAAGTTCACTGCTCAACTTGAAGTTTTGAACTTAATAAACAATTCCATCAATGCTGATATGTCAAAGGTGTTACTTGATTCCAAACATGTAATGATGCTATTGAATAACTTGAGTGGCAGTGTGCCTCGAGTGTCACCAAAAGTGATTCATTTGGATTTGTCTTATAACAATTTATCTGATATCTCTCCTTTCTTATGTCAAAAGATGAATGAAAAAGAGAATTTAGAGACTTTGTTCATATCTGATAATGCATTATCCGGAGAAATTCCAAATTGTTGGATGAATTGGAGGTCATTACTTCAAGTTAACTTGAGGAGCAATAATTTGAGAGGTGAAATTCCTCACTCAATAGGGTCATTGTCTAGACTAATCTTTCTGGATTTGGAAGAAAATAATTTGTCTGGAGAGATGCCTTTGTCCTTAAAAAGTTGTAAAAATCTTCGATATCTTAGTCTAGGCAAAAATGCATTTTCTGGAGTTATACCAATTTGGATCA ATAACAGATTATCAGGGCGAATACCCATATGTATGCACAATATGACAAGCATGATTTCTCCATATGCTTCAATGGATGTGTTCATGGTTCCTAGCTACTCAAAATATAGCAGAAGAAGTGTCACTTATTTATATTTGACCCTAGCTACAAAACACATGGTATTGTCTTATCTAAATTCAATATACCTCATTGATCTTTCAAGCAATGATCTCTCTGGAACAATACCATCAGAGTTATTTATGCTCACTAGATTGCAACCTTTAAATCTGTCCCACAATCAATTAATGGGATCAATTCCACATGATATTGGCACCTTGACACTGCTGGAATCTCTTGATCTTTCAAACAACTTATTTTCAGGACAAATTCCTCAGTCCATGTCTGGTATGTCTTTTCTTGAAGTCTTGAATCTCTCATGCAACTATTTTGAAGGCAAAATCCCATTGGGTACACAACTTGAGAGTTTCACAAACCTTAGCTATGCTGGAAATCCAAAACTTTGTGGACCTCCACTCACAAAACTTTGCCCACAAGATGAGAAACTACCGAACGAAAatcagaagagagaagaagatgatgatgatgatagctcTGAA GTCCTTATTGGAGTGAATATTGCTTTGGCTAAGCTATTTGATCATCACCAAGAAGCTCCACAG tggctgcctttagtagctgattttggtGTCGCGTGA
- the LOC112709831 gene encoding receptor-like protein EIX1 isoform X1 produces MPQALVNSDHPLPKLQNISSCATNNMATSSSNQITIILFCLLSTIIFNSSSLLMCNSMIIHCDEKDENTLLKFKHEVTDPSGVLSSWSSDEEKDCCQWRGVHCDNITHRVTELHLPCDTIQSDEILDKDDEKPHCLTGEFDMSSLFDLEFLSYLDLSNNDFKTIKYDFNSIHNNKTCNDSSNIHYLDLAYNYHLFSDYNNMLHQISHLLSSLQFLDLSGIDFYKETDWLQSLISLSSLSELHLDDCSLKDINPSLQYANLTSLKVLSLSSNDFSSILPSWLFNHSHISYIDLSENYLHGQLPQTLPKFHQSIESLCLYDNDLEGPIPDWLGQLDQLKALYLCYNNFDGQISTILKNLPSLLIELLLHSNFLTGTVSQKNFHLFSKLKNLGLGSEYLVFDFDTKWIPSFQLQILVLENFGPKFPSWIYTQSSLELLSILNSRASFEPLEKFWKFAAQLEVLVLQNNSINSDISNVLLDSKVVIMQLNNFSGSVPQVSPKVTHLELSYNNLSDISPFLCQKMKGKRNLETLFISDNALSGEIPNCLMNWTSLLQVDLRNNNLTGKIPHSIGSLSRLIFLSLEKNKLFEEIPLSLKDCKNLQYLILGGNAFSGTIPSWINQRIKILQLGSNQFSGNIPIEVCQFFSLKILDLSNNKLSGSIPNCLHNMTSMISPYASMDVLKILIPTKYSKRGFSFVYFRVVTKYMVLDFVHPICLVDLSSNDLSGTIPSELFMLTGLRSLNLSHNQLMGSISQHFSNLTLLESLDLSNNLFSGQIPQSMSGMSFLGALNLSCNNFEGKIPMGTQLESFTNLSYVGNSKLCGPPLTKLCPQDEKLPNEKQKREEEDDDDDSSEVRS; encoded by the coding sequence ATGCCACAAGCACTTGTAAATTCCGACCATCCATTACCAAAACTCCAAAACATATCTTCTTGTGCAACCAATAATATGGCTACTTCCTCTTCCAACCAAATTACAATCATTCTTTTTTGTTTACTATCTACAATCATCTTTAACTCATCATCACTGCTTATGTGTAATTCTATGATCATTCATTGTGATGAGAAGGATGAGAACACATTGCTCAAGTTTAAACATGAAGTCACAGATCCTTCTGGAGTACTCTCATCTTGGTCTTCTGATGAAGAAAAAGATTGTTGTCAGTGGAGAGGAGTTCATTGTGATAACATCACACACAGAGTTACAGAGCTTCATCTCCCTTGTGATACAATCCAATCTGATGAAATTCTTGATAAAGATGATGAGAAACCGCACTGTCTAACAGGTGAATTCGACatgtcttctttgtttgatcttgaaTTTCTGAGTTACTTGGATTTGAGTAACAATGATTTCAAGACCATCAAATATGATTTCAATTCTATTCATAACAACAAGACATGTAATGACTCCTCCAACATTCATTATCTTGATTTAGCATATAACTATCATCTCTTCAGTGATTATAATAATATGCTACATCAGATTTCTCATCTTCTTTCCTCTTTGCAATTTCTGGACCTCAGTGGTATTGATTTTTACAAGGAAACTGATTGGCTTCAATCACTGATCTCACTTTCTTCACTTTCAGAGTTACACTTAGATGATTGCAGTCTTAAAGATATAAATCCATCTCTTCAGTATGCTAATTTGACTTCACTTAAGGTTCTTAGTCTTTCTTCCAATGACTTCTCATCAATCTTGCCTTCTTGGTTATTCAATCATAGTCACATCTCATACATTGACCTTTCAGAGAATTACCTGCATGGCCAATTACCTCAAACACTACCAAAATTTCATCAAAGCATTGAATCCTTGTGTTTGTATGACAATGATCTTGAAGGACCCATTCCGGATTGGTTAGGCCAACTTGATCAACTGAAAGCACTTTATCTTTGTTATAATAATTTTGATGGTCAAATCTcaacaattttgaaaaacttaCCATCTTTATTGATTGAATTGCTTCTGCACTCAAATTTCTTGACAGGAACTGTCTCTCAAAAGAACTTTCATTTGTTTTCCAAGTTAAAGAATTTAGGTTTAGGCTCAGAATACTTAGTCTTTGACTTTGATACCAAATGGATCCCTTCTTTTCAACTTCAAATCTTGGTTTTGGAAAATTTTGGTCCCAAATTTCCATCATGGATATATACACAGAGTTCTCTAGAACTTTTGTCTATTCTGAACTCAAGGGCTTCATTTGAACCTCTTGAAAAGTTCTGGAAGTTTGCTGCTCAACTTGAAGTTTTGGTGTTACAAAACAACTCCATCAATTCTGACATCTCAAATGTGTTGCTTGATTCCAAAGTTGTAATCATGCAATTGAATAACTTTAGCGGCAGTGTGCCTCAAGTTTCACCAAAAGTGACTCATTTGGAATTGTCTTATAACAATTTGTCTGACATTTCTCCTTTCTTATGTCAAAAGATGAAGGGGAAAAGGAATTTAGAGACTTTGTTCATATCTGATAATGCATTATCCGGAGAGATTCCAAATTGTTTGATGAATTGGACATCATTACTTCAAGTTGACTTGAGGAACAATAATTTGACTGGCAAAATTCCTCACTCAATTGGCTCATTATCTAGACTAATTTTTTTGAGTTTGGAaaaaaataagttatttgaaGAGATACCTCTGTCATTAAAAGATTGCAAAAATCTTCAATACCTTATTCTAGGTGGAAATGCATTTTCTGGAACTATACCAAGCTGGATCaatcaaagaataaaaatacttcAATTAGGATCTAACCAATTCAGTGGTAATATCCCAATTGAAGTATGTCAATTTTTTTCCCTCAAGATATTGGAtctttcaaataataaattatcagGATCAATACCTAACTGTTTGCACAATATGACAAGTATGATTTCTCCATATGCTTCAATGGATGTGCTCAAGATTCTTATCCCTACAAAATATTCCAAAAGAGGTTTCAGTTTTGTATACTTTAGGGTAGTTACAAAATATATGGTATTAGATTTTGTACATCCAATATGCCTTGTTGATCTTTCAAGCAATGATCTCTCTGGAACAATACCATCAGAGTTATTTATGCTCACTGGATTGCGATCTTTAAATCTGTCCCACAATCAATTAATGGGATCGATTTCACAACATTTTAGTAACTTGACACTGCTGGAATCTCTTGATCTCTCAAACAATTTATTTTCCGGACAAATTCCTCAGTCCATGTCTGGTATGTCTTTTCTTGGAGCCTTGAATCTTTCATGCAACAATTTTGAAGGCAAAATCCCAATGGGAACACAACTTGAGAGTTTCACAAACCTTAGCTATGTTGGAAATTCAAAACTTTGTGGACCTCCACTCACAAAACTTTGCCCACAAGATGAGAAACTACcgaacgaaaaacagaagagagaagaagaagatgatgatgatgatagctcTGAAGTACGTTCATGA